In the genome of Meles meles chromosome 2, mMelMel3.1 paternal haplotype, whole genome shotgun sequence, one region contains:
- the LOC123934492 gene encoding all-trans-retinol dehydrogenase [NAD(+)] ADH4-like produces the protein MGTKGKVIKCKAAVAWERGKPLCIEEIEVAPPKAHEVRVQIIATALCHTDAHPINPKFKEALLPVILGHEGAGIVESVGPGVTNFKPGDKVIPLYMPQCRKCKFCLSPLTNFCTKLSLVKNPLVDQELMQDKTSRFTCKGKPIYHFMGTSTFAQYTVVSDVNLAKIDDDANLERVCLFGCGFSTGYGAAINTAKVTPGSTCAVFGLGGVGLSAIMGCKAAGASRIIAIDINSEKFTKAKALGATDCLNPRNLDKPIQEVIIEMTSGGVDFALDCAGGPETMRAALDSTTAGWGSCTFIGVDSEMTGLMISPVELIMGRTVNGTCFGGWKSIDSIPKLVTDYKKKKIDLDILVTHTLPFDKINEAFDIMNQGKSIRIVLTF, from the exons ATGGGCACCAAGGGCAAA gTTATTAAATGCAAAGCAGCCGTTGCCTGGGAAAGAGGCAAGCCCCTTTGCATAGAAGAGATTGAGGTAGCTCCCCCCAAGGCTCATGAAGTTCGTGTGCAG ATAATCGCCACTGCCCTGTGCCATACTGATGCCCATCCTATCAATCCAAAATTTAAAGAGGCCCTTCTTCCAGTGATCCTTGGCCATGAGGGTGCAGGAATTGTGGAAAGTGTGGGGCCAGGAGTGACCAACTTCAAACCAG GTGACAAAGTAATTCCACTCTACATGCCTCAATGTAGAAAATGCAAGTTCTGTCTGAGTCCACTCACAAATTTCTGTACAAAACTCAG tCTTGTCAAAAATCCCCTTGTTGATCAAGAACTAATGCAAGACAAAACCAGCAGGTTCACCTGCAAAGGAAAACCGATTTACCATTTCATGGGGACCAGTACCTTCGCTCAGTACACTGTAGTATCAGATGTAAATCTTGCCAAAATCGATGATGATGCAAATTTAGAGAGAGTTTGTCTGTTTGGATGTGGGTTTTCAACTGGCTATGGAGCTGCAATCAACACTGCCAAG GTCACACCTGGTTCTACTTGTGCTGTCTTTGGCCTAGGAGGAGTTGGTCTTTCTGCTATAATGGGTTGTAAAGCAGCAGGAGCTTCCAGAATCATAGCTATTGACATCAACAGTGAGAAATTTACAAAGGCCAAAGCCCTTGGAGCCACTGACTGCCTCAATCCTAGAAACCTAGATAAACCCATCCAGGAGGTCATCATTGAAATGACCAGTGGAGGTGTGGATTTTGCCCTTGACTGTGCAGGTGGACCTGAAACCAtg AGAGCAGCCCTGGACAGTACAACAGCAGGTTGGGGGTCATGTACTTTCATTGGAGTAGACTCTGAAATGACAGGATTGATGATATCTCCAGTGGAGCTAATAATGGGCCGTACTGTAAATGGAACATGTTTTGGTG GTTGGAAAAGCATCGATTCTATCCCAAAGCTGGTTACTGActacaagaagaagaaaattgatCTGGATATATTGGTGACTCATACCCTGCCTTTTGACAAAATCAATGAGGCATTTGACATAATGAACCAAGGCAAAAG CATTCGAATAGTCCTGACCTTCTGA